A stretch of the Uranotaenia lowii strain MFRU-FL chromosome 3, ASM2978415v1, whole genome shotgun sequence genome encodes the following:
- the LOC129755845 gene encoding uncharacterized protein LOC129755845 isoform X2: MVSIMDIQPKRQICDTRATLSQSAVSQKSIDLEIPIPLKSPTSPTSPTSAEQQSPPSPGHIDTELAKRTMKLDLVATEQQQHQSQSFSPTGGGGAASSSGIASASASTTTITTTATTHSSTSTANSAATTTTAAILMKHRKLKERTFSDELGSPKSPAAAIDVVDDRKALRDALYQGIFHRHRRTIFAVGSFLRMLKSRSSSYNTIRSSSEGEDDTR, encoded by the exons ATGGTTTCAATTATGGATATCCAGCCCAAAAGACAAATCTGTGATACCCGAGCAACACTGTCGCAAAGTGCTGTCAGTCAGAAATCGATCGATCTGGAAATCCCGATCCCCCTCAAATCGCCAACCTCACCGACCTCACCGACCTCGGCAGAGCAGCAAAGCCCACCGTCCCCGGGCCACATCGATACCGAGCTGGCCAAGCGCACTATGAAACTGGATCTGGTTGCAACGGAACAGCAACAGCACCAGTCCCAAAGTTTCAGTCCAACCGGAGGCGGAGGCGCGGCCAGTAGCAGTGGTATTGCTAGTGCTAGTGCTAGCACCACAACGATCACCACAACCGCCACCACACATTCCTCGACGTCGACGGCGAATTCGGCTGCCACGACCACTACCGCCGCGATCCTGATGAAGCACCGGAAGCTGAAGGAGCGTACCTTCAGTGATGAGCTGGGGTCGCCCAAGTCGCCGGCTGCGGCGATAG ACGTTGTAGACGACCGGAAGGCGCTGCGGGACGCCCTCTACCAGGGGATCTTCCATCGGCACCGGCGAACGATCTTCGCCGTTGGCAGCTTCCTGCGGATGCTGAAAAGCCGCAGCTCGTCCTACAACACGATCCGCAGCTCCTCGGAGGGCGAGGACGACACCCGATAA
- the LOC129755845 gene encoding uncharacterized protein LOC129755845 isoform X3, with protein sequence MVSIMDIQPKRQICDTRATLSQSAVSQKSIDLEIPIPLKSPTSPTSPTSAEQQSPPSPGHIDTELAKRTMKLDLVATEQQQHQSQSFSPTGGGGAASSSGIASASASTTTITTTATTHSSTSTANSAATTTTAAILMKHRKLKERTFSDELGSPKSPAAAIDDRKALRDALYQGIFHRHRRTIFAVGSFLRMLKSRSSSYNTIRSSSEGEDDTR encoded by the exons ATGGTTTCAATTATGGATATCCAGCCCAAAAGACAAATCTGTGATACCCGAGCAACACTGTCGCAAAGTGCTGTCAGTCAGAAATCGATCGATCTGGAAATCCCGATCCCCCTCAAATCGCCAACCTCACCGACCTCACCGACCTCGGCAGAGCAGCAAAGCCCACCGTCCCCGGGCCACATCGATACCGAGCTGGCCAAGCGCACTATGAAACTGGATCTGGTTGCAACGGAACAGCAACAGCACCAGTCCCAAAGTTTCAGTCCAACCGGAGGCGGAGGCGCGGCCAGTAGCAGTGGTATTGCTAGTGCTAGTGCTAGCACCACAACGATCACCACAACCGCCACCACACATTCCTCGACGTCGACGGCGAATTCGGCTGCCACGACCACTACCGCCGCGATCCTGATGAAGCACCGGAAGCTGAAGGAGCGTACCTTCAGTGATGAGCTGGGGTCGCCCAAGTCGCCGGCTGCGGCGATAG ACGACCGGAAGGCGCTGCGGGACGCCCTCTACCAGGGGATCTTCCATCGGCACCGGCGAACGATCTTCGCCGTTGGCAGCTTCCTGCGGATGCTGAAAAGCCGCAGCTCGTCCTACAACACGATCCGCAGCTCCTCGGAGGGCGAGGACGACACCCGATAA
- the LOC129755845 gene encoding serine proteinase stubble isoform X1, translating into MVSIMDIQPKRQICDTRATLSQSAVSQKSIDLEIPIPLKSPTSPTSPTSAEQQSPPSPGHIDTELAKRTMKLDLVATEQQQHQSQSFSPTGGGGAASSSGIASASASTTTITTTATTHSSTSTANSAATTTTAAILMKHRKLKERTFSDELGSPKSPAAAIGRGGIGGGGGASSSSPPAPPLRLQTSLSSQSSQDVVDDRKALRDALYQGIFHRHRRTIFAVGSFLRMLKSRSSSYNTIRSSSEGEDDTR; encoded by the exons ATGGTTTCAATTATGGATATCCAGCCCAAAAGACAAATCTGTGATACCCGAGCAACACTGTCGCAAAGTGCTGTCAGTCAGAAATCGATCGATCTGGAAATCCCGATCCCCCTCAAATCGCCAACCTCACCGACCTCACCGACCTCGGCAGAGCAGCAAAGCCCACCGTCCCCGGGCCACATCGATACCGAGCTGGCCAAGCGCACTATGAAACTGGATCTGGTTGCAACGGAACAGCAACAGCACCAGTCCCAAAGTTTCAGTCCAACCGGAGGCGGAGGCGCGGCCAGTAGCAGTGGTATTGCTAGTGCTAGTGCTAGCACCACAACGATCACCACAACCGCCACCACACATTCCTCGACGTCGACGGCGAATTCGGCTGCCACGACCACTACCGCCGCGATCCTGATGAAGCACCGGAAGCTGAAGGAGCGTACCTTCAGTGATGAGCTGGGGTCGCCCAAGTCGCCGGCTGCGGCGATAG GTCGGGGTGGCATCGGCGGCGGCGGTGGAGCATCTTCATCGTCGCCGCCAGCACCACCCCTTCGGCTGCAAACATCGCTTTCCTCACAATCCTCGCAAGACGTTGTAGACGACCGGAAGGCGCTGCGGGACGCCCTCTACCAGGGGATCTTCCATCGGCACCGGCGAACGATCTTCGCCGTTGGCAGCTTCCTGCGGATGCTGAAAAGCCGCAGCTCGTCCTACAACACGATCCGCAGCTCCTCGGAGGGCGAGGACGACACCCGATAA